The sequence AATGGAATGAAGATCCGGCTATTGTTTCCTACTGGCAAAGAGGTAAAGTTAACTACGATGGATATACTTCATCTTTACCTTCCTTAATCGATTTTCCTTTGCAGAAGGCTTTTAATGATGGGTTAATTGAAGAAGATAATTACAATACCGGCTTTATTAAACCTTACGAAATGCTTGCAAAGGATTTTCTATATCCGGAGCCTGATGATTTGCTCATATTTCCTGACAATCATGATGTTGAACGTTTGTACACCCAGGTGGGCAAAGACCTCGATTTGTTTAAAATTGCCCTAACTTTCTATCTCACAACAAGAGGAATTCCGCAAATTTTTTATGGTACAGAAATATTATTAGAAGGTACTTCGCACGGAGAAGCCCGAAGTGATTTTCCTGGAGGCTGGAATGGTGATGAAGTAAACGGTTTTATTGATCAAGGATTAAATGAAGATCAAAAAGAAGTAAAAGAATTCTTGCAAGTCTTGCTAAAATGGCGAAAAGCAAACGATGTTGTAGCAAATGGAAAGCTTGGACATTTTATCCCTCAGGATGGTGTTTACGTTTATTTTCGATATTTAGAAAGCAAAAGAGTTATGGTAATTCTTAACAAAAATAACCATCCCTGTTCTCTTGAGTTTAGTCGATACAGTTCATATATAAAAGATGCAAAAACTGGTGTTAACGTATTAACTGGAGATAAAGTCAGACTACAAGAAAAGCTTGATGTTGCCGCCAAAACTCCGATAGTGATTGAATTTGAAATTTTAAAATGATGGTCAAAAATATATCTTCATTAATCGTCTTCTATCTTATTGTTCTATCCGGCAGTTGTCAACCAGTGAAAATTAAAGCAAGTAGTGAAAATGAATTGTTCAATTTTTTGGAAAGGGAAGGGAGGCCTCCCGGACAATATCTTATTGAAAAATTCAATGATCACGATGTGATTCTGTTAGCCGAAGAACACATGATTAAAGAGAATCTGCAATTTATTCAAGGTATTATACCTGAATTATACAAGGCAGGAGTATATAACCTGGGTATGGAGTTTGGCGCAAGTGAAGACCAGCAACTGCTTGATTCTTTAGTTACGGCAAAAGAATATGATGAAAGCCTGGCACGAAGGATCATGTTCAATTACAACGTTGCCTGGCCTTATGTTGAGTATATGGATGTTTATCGTCATGCCTGGATGCTTAACAAATCATTACCAGAGGGGGCAAGGAAATTCAGAGTATTAAATCTTAGCTATCAGTTTGATTGGTCGGAATTTAAAGGAGAGAGAAGTCCTGAGAACATGAAAAAGGTATTCCATAAAGGAGGACATGAAAAATATCGAGCCCAAATAATAGAGCAAGAAGTACTGGTTAAAAATGAAAAGATTTTTGTACTTACAGGTACAAATCATGCCTTTACACACTATAAAGAACCTGTATTTAATTATTTAGCTGAAGATTACTGTCGCTTTGAAAATGGGAATATGGGCAATCTGCTTTATGAAAAATATAAGGAGAGAATTTACTCAGTTGTTATTCATCAGTATTTTAGGAATCAGATAAACAAAGAACCACGATTGCTTTCACCTGGTAACGGTTTAGTTGAGGAATTACTTTGTAAGAATGGAAATAGTCCTTTAGGTTTTGACTTGAAGGAAACTCCTTTGGGCGAGATAGCCGATTCATCCTATTATTCAATGGGCTACACTGATTTTACACTCCAGAATATTTTTGATGGCTATATTTTTCTAAGACCCTTAAATCAATTAAACGGTTGCACTGTAGATTGCAAATTTCTGGAAGACAGAAATTGGAACAATGTGGTTGATCAGTTTCCTGATCCTGACTGGCACGGACGACCAGATTCTATCGCTGATTACTGGAAGTTTGTAACCCACAACGCCATGCTTAATTATTAAACAACATTTTTCTAATTCAAGACATAAGATAATGAAACATTATATTTTAGTGTTACTGATCTTTTTTTGTGGGCTTATCAATGTATTTGCACTAGAAGGAACGTGGGAAGTCATTGACATTCCTTCTACATCACTTGAGAACAATATTTTAGGAGACACAACACAAAAACAAATTGGTATTTACCTACCTCCATCGTATGAGAATTCGGAGAAACTATATCCTGTTGTTTATTTTCTGGAAGGTTATAGCGGGAGAGTAGATCCTACCGGTTATATTGCTAATATTCTTGACTCTTTGATTTCCGAAAGTCAGGTTCTCGAAATGATATGTGTTACCATTAGTGGTGCTTATAATTTTAGAGGAAGCTTTTATGTAAATTCTCCGGTAACCGGAAACTGGGAAGATTTTGTTATTAAAGATGTGATTGGATTTGTTGATCAAAACTATAAAACGATCTCCCAAAAAGACTCAAGAGCTTTAACTGGTATGTCAATGGGGGGCTATGGAGTACTTAACCTGGGCATGCTTCATCCTGAGTCTTTTTCTTCAATATATAGTATGAGTCCGGGATTATACGACGAGGATGGAATAATGGAGAGCCAAATGTTTAAGGATGGAGGAACGATGTCGAAAGTTTTTGAATTGTTAGATATTCTTAAACCTTTATCTAAAGACGAAGCACACGAAGCTTATCTGGATTTTGTGAAAGATCTTAAGGAATGGGAGTGGGAAGTGGAATTTACCTTTGCTTATGGAATGGCTTTTTCTCCGAATACAGACAAAGCTCCTTATTTTGATTACCCTGCAAAGGTTATTGGAAAAGACACAATTTTTAATACCGATATTCTTCAGAAATGGCAAAATGGTTTCGGTGGTATTGAACAGGAGATTGCACAATACAAAAAGAACCTGGAAAGTTTAAAGCTACTGGCTATAGATTGTGGATATAATGACCATTACAGATGGATTGTGAATGGAACAAATTATTATTCAACTCTTTTAACAAAGAATAGGATAAGCCATGATATGATTTGGAATCAGGGAACTCATGGAAGTCTGTTTGCCCATCAATTGCGCCATAAGGTATTTCCGATATTGGCCGCCAATCTTAAATTCTAACTACATGAAAATTCTGATTATTGTTTTTAGTCCCGGGGGTAACACGCTAAAAGTTGCTCATATGATTAAAGCTGCATTTTAGAAGAAAAACCAGGAAGTGCGGTAACTCTACAAGTAAAATTGTATTTTCTTATCAAGTTGTATTCGTAATGGCCTTAATTCAAATCCAAACAAATACTGTTGTTTACGCTCAGCTATTTATTCTATAGATTTTCCTAGATGATTCTCGTTCAATTAATTCAATGGGGAGTATTATTTTTTCACTTGTTTTTAACTCCGATCTCAGCGATCTGAAAAACAGTGTTGCAGCTTCTTCTCCCATCTGAACTGTTGGATGGCTCACGGAAGTTAACGGCGGATCGACTACAATGGAATGGAATTCATCTGTAAAACCGGCTAATGCAATATCATTAGGAATCTGAAATCCTTGTTTTTTAATCTCAATCATTGCAGACAAAGCTACTATGTCGTTGATGCCAAAAATTGCATCAGGTTTATGCTCCAGCTCTAATAATTTTCGGGTGGCTGATTTCGCTGCGTCAATGCTCATATTGCACTGAACTATGAGTTCAGGGTCAACTGGCAATCCACACTCCTTAAGCCCATTGAGATAACCCCGTTTTCTGTTTTTAGAAATGTTAAGATGGTCGGGGCCTGAAATATAGGCAATCCGGCGACAACCGTTTGTATAAAAGTGTTTTGTAATCTTTTGTGCAGCAATTCCGCCATCGGCAATTACCGCTGGTGCATCAATTGAATCGCAAATACGATCGAAGAACACCAGGGGGACCTCGTTTTTAATCAATTTTTCAAAATGTGTAAAATCATTGGTTTCCTGGCTTAAGCATACAATCAGGCCCTCAACACGGGATTTTAGAAAATTCTCCACAGCCTCTTTTTCTTTTTGCATTGATTCATTGGATGAAGCAATCAGAATAAAATAGCCATTTTCATTAACTACCCGTTCAATCCCGGATATGATAGATGAATAGAAGTGGGTATTAATATCCGGGACGATTACTCCAATCATCTTGGTTTGTTGGCGCAGAAGACCCATTGCTAGCGGATTGGGGCTATAATTTCGTTCCTCAGCCAACTGTTTTACTTTCTTCCTTACTTCCAGGCTGATATCAGGATGATTTTTTAGTGCTCTGGAAACTGTTGATATAGAAATATTCAATTCCTGAGCTAAATCTTTAAGTGAAACACGTCGAGTTGCCATAACTTGAGAAAATACAAAATTAGGCTTTTCACTGGATTCCTGAAAACCTGATTGCGATGAGAATCTGTTATACAACATTTTATTTTTTATGCAAAGCTTTGCACGAAGCTTTGCATGAACAAGCTGCTTTTTAAGCCCTTGTATCACTGCGAAATATAAATGAAATTTGCACGAGCATAGATCTTAAAGCATAGAATCAAATAAGTGTAAACGATCTCGTTTAATTTCGAATAAAGGAAGAAGGTCGTCGGTCTGTTTTAAATGAAAGTATTTATAATTCAGAGAGAAATTGGAAAAGAGTAGTATGAAATATCCGCCATTAATTTATGGAACGAGTTTCCTGGGAAACTTATATCGTGAATTAAGCTGGGACGAAAAACTATCACTAATAAAGGAGTGGTTTAAGGTTTCTGATGGGAAAGTGATGATTGACAGTGCCGGGAAATACGGTGCCGGACTGGCATTGGAAGTAATCGGTAAAGGTCTTAGTCAACTAGGCATTCCACCAGAACAAATTACTATAAGCAATAAGTTGGGGTGGTATCGGGTACCATTAAAAACGGAGGAGCCTACTTTTGAACCCGGAGTATGGGCCAACCTTGAATATGATGCTGTTCAGAAAATAAACTATAACGGTATTATCGAGTGCTGGCAACAAGGTTGCGAATTGCTTGGTGGCACTTACAAGCCTGAAATTGTTTCGGTTCACGATCCGGATGAATATCTTATAGGAGCCAAAAACTCTGCTGAGCGCCAAAAACGTATGGAAGATATTCTAAATGCTTACAAGGCTTTGTTCGAATTAAAAGATAAAGGCGAAGTAAAAGCTGTTGGTATCGGATCGAAAGATTGGCTGGTGATAAAGGAATTGTACGAGAAAGTAAAATTCAATTGGGTGATGTTTGCTAATAAATTCACTGTTTATCATCATCCGAAGGCGATTGTTGACTTTATGAAGCAACTGGCAGAAGATGGAGTAGTAATCATCAATTCAGCTGTATTTAATGCCGGTTTTTTAACCGGTGGCGATTATTTTGACTATCGCTTAATGAATCCTGAAAATCCTGAAGACCGTGTGCTGTTTGAATGGAGGGAAAAGTTTTTCGCTGTTTGCAACGAATACCATATTGAGCCTGGCGACGCTTGTCTGAAGTTTGCATTGTCGGCGCCACAAATTAAGGCATTAGCATTAAACCCGAGTAAACCCAAACGAATGGCGAATAATAAAGCATTGCTTAAAAAAGAGTTACCCAAAGAATTTTGGGCCGAGCTTAAAGCCGAAGGTATCATTGAACAGAACTATCCTTATTTGTAAATGTCTGATTATGATTATTGATACACATCACCATTACTGGAATTATAACCCGGTTGAATTTGACTGGATTGATGATGAAATGGCAAGGATTCGTCAAAGTTTTTTACCAGATAACCTTAAGGAAACTTTGGAAAACACTGAAGTTGAAGGAGTGGTTACAGTACAGGCACGTCAAAGCTTAGAGGAAACTAACTGGTTACTTCAGTTGGCTACTGAGAATGATTTTATGCATGGAGTTGCTGGCTGGCTTCCTTTAATGGCTGAGAACATAAATGAGCTTCTTGAAGAATACAATCAGAACGACAAGTTGAAAGCTGTTCGACACGTGGTTCAGGGCGAGCCCGATCCAAAATTTATTCTTGGGAAAAATTTTAACCGGGGAATTTCGCAGCTTAAAAAATATGGTTTGGTATACGATATTCTCATCCTTGAACATCAGTTGCCAAATACGATTCGTTTTGTCGATCAGCATCCTGATCAGCAATTTGTGCTCGACCATATTGCCAAACCACGAATAAAGGCAAATGAGCTGGAACCATGGACAAAGAATATCAGGGAACTGGCGAAACGCAAAAATGTAAGCTGTAAAATTAGTGGAATGGTAACAGAAGCTGATTTTAATAACTGGACTGAAGAGCAGCTAAAACCTTATTTCGAAGTGGTATTTAACGCTTTTGGCCCAAATCGACTGATGTATGGTTCAGATTGGCCCGTATGCCTGGTTGCAACAGAATACGCTAATTGGCTAAGTCTGGTTGAGAGACAGCTTGCGCAATTCTCAGAAAACGAACAAAATATGATTTTCTATAAAAATGCCGTGGAGGTATATCAATTATAGTGTATAAAAGATGAAAGCAATAGAAATAACAAAAGCAGGAGAGATGCAGATTGTTGAGCGAGAGATGCCTGGTCCTGCAAGTGGCGAAATACTGTTAAAATTAAAATATGTAGGTTTTTGTGGTTCCGACCTGAGTACTTATTTGGGAAAAAATGCATTGGTTCAATATCCTCGGATTCCGGGGCATGAGATTTCTGCAGTTATAGAAAAAATTGGAACACAAGTACCCGATAGTTTTACAATTGGCATGGCAGCAACTGTTGTGCCCTACACAAATTGTGGACAGTGTACATCCTGTAAAAAGAAACGTTTTAATGCCTGCAGGTACAACGAAACATTGGGAGTTCAGCGTGATGGTGCGATGGCAGAATATATTGTTGTGCCGTGGCAAAAGGTTTTAATGGATAAGGCTTTATCGAATATTCAACTGGCCTTGGTTGAGCCTATGACTGTTGGCTTTCATGCAATAGATAATGGGAAGGTTACTGATGTTGATATCGTTATGGTCCTTGGATGCGGCATGATTGGTAGTGGTGCAATTGTTCGTGCTAAACTGCGTGGTGCAACAGTAATTGCAGTCGATATAGATGATTCTAAGTTAGATATTGCCAAAAAATTGGGAGCAACATACACGATCAACTCAAAAGATCAGGATCTTCATGCAGAACTGGAAAAAATCACTTTGGGCAATGGACCAACAGTTGTAATAGAGGCAGCCGGGAGTCCAATTACTTACAAGTCGGCAATAGAAGAAGTAGCTTTTGCCGGCCGTGTGGTTTGTATTGGTTATGCCGGAAGTGATATCGATTTTACAACAAAACTTTGGGTACAGAAGGAACTGGAAATAATGGGATCGCGTAACGCAAATCTATCCGATTTTGATGCCGTAATAAAGTACCTGAAAAACAGTCAGGTTGACGAAAGTATTTTGATTTCAAAAACAGTAAGCCCGGAAGAAGCACCCGTGGCCATGAAAAAATGGTCGGAGGCACCCGAAAAATTTCTTAAAATATTGGTTGAATTCCGGTGAGCGCATTCCCCGATGGCTTTGCCTCGGGGTAAGCGAACAAAACAATAAAAAAGTCCTTAACGGAATCGGATTCCTCGTCAGCTCTGCTGCGAGGAGTTTCAATTCTGAGATTAATATAAACTCATATTAACTATAAAATGCCGTATTGTAAAGACTGTTTATTTTTGTTACGGAAGTATGAAAAATAGAGTATTTACAATACGGCATTTTAGTATTCATCAGGAATCAATCTTTCTTAAAAACCCGGTAGGAATGCGGCTTTAAGGTAATTCTGAATTTACTGGTCTTTTCAGAACCTTTCATCCGGCGGCTAAAGAAGCTAGGTGTTTCTTCGGGGAGTTTTTCATTAGTAACTCCTTCGGAAATATCGGAGATGGCGGAAAGATCTTCGCTGCTAACCAGTTGAATGGTTACAAGCTCATCCAAAAACGACTCAATTATAAATGTATTATTGTCGTAAACAAACAGGCTTACTTTGGCCGGTCCTTCAATGTACATTCCCAAATCTTTACTCATTACCTGGCGAAATGCATTCAATACGCCATCGGGCAAATCGTAAAGGTTTCCAAAATCGTCGGGAATAGTTATCACATACAGGTTTCCTTTAGAATATTGCGTGCGAAGCAGCATTGGATAACCGCTAACACCATTTGTCAGCGGACGTCCGGCACTAACAATTTCCCAGGCATCGTTGGTTTGATACAGCACCTGAGGAATCAGGATATCTTTTTCGGTATTTCCCCAAAAGCCAAAATCGTTTACCAGTGCATTCTTTTCTCCTGCGCGCAATTCGGCAATGTCGGCAATGTCGTTTTGTATGGCTTTTAACAAGCTGCTGGTAATTACTACATCGCCGCCTTTCTGCAACTGTTTTTTCATTTTGCTTACAATATCGCTATCGTATTTGGCTTGTTCGGTTAGCAATATTACTTTCTGGTCTTCCGGAAATTCGGAGTACATATCCATAGGCAGGCCAATCATTCCGAGGTAATTTTGCAGGAAATCGTCGCCCAGCGAATGGTAAGGTTTGTATGATTTAATACCGATTGGCTTGCCCAGTTGGCCAACAACTTCATCAGCTTGTTCTAAAGCCACAGCGGCCACGCGGGCTATGGTCGATGGTGTTACGGTTTTACCATCGGGCAGTTGAACGGGCTTCATCATTTCGTCGTAATCGAAACTGGTGCCCGTGCCTTGCCACTGTTTCCGGTGAATTTCGGGACGCAGTTGCACACCCGTTAGTTGATTGTAGGCAAATAGCATAATTTCGGGGGCTTTGGCAAACATCGTAAGCCAAAGTTGTTCAGCGTAGCGGTCCATTCCCATGTTCGAGCCGCCGGCATCAACCCATCCGCCAAAGTTGTAGCCCGGGCGCAAGTTGTCGAAATAGCGAATAATGTTGTAACTTAGGTAGTTTTGCAGATGTTGTGCATACGACGGATCACGTGTTTCTGTACCTGTCCACACGCCATCGAAAAGGTGTGGTCCGTTTTGCAGATCGAATCCCAGCCCCTGAAAATGATCGTACCAGTTCGGGTATTTGATGATTACTTTAACATTGGGATTAACTTTTTTTGCAGGATCGAGAACCAGCTCTTTTCCGGCTTTGGTCATTAGCTTTGTGCGGTATTCTGTCCAGCTCATGTCGCCTTTGGCTTCAATTTCGATATCCGATTTACAACTGGTAAAAAAGAAATCGTCGAGAATAAAATCGTCAAAATGGTGTGCTGTATGTTCGGCAATCTGTTGCACAATTTCCCGGTGTTCCGGATTGGAATAACAAAAGGTTTCGAAATTGTTCGATTCATCAATGGTGTAGGTAATTCCTCCTCCAACTTCCAGGCCTTTGTCCAAAAAATAGTGTTTTGCCTGTTCCAGTGTCTCGTCAGGTACAATCAGCAAATCGCGATGGGTTTCCAGGTAAATTTTGTCGATTTTTATTTGGTTCGAAATGATGGTCCAGGTGGAGTCGAGCCAATTCTGGTCTTTCATCTTTTCCACCTCGTAAGCTCGTACATATACCGAGACTTTATAATTTTTGTAGTTTCCGGCCTGCGACAGTAATGTCATTCCGATCAGTATAAGTAAAGTTAAAATTCGTTTCATAGTAGGTTTTTATTGGTTGAACAAGATTTTAATTTGTTTTTTGGGTTCTTGCAAGTACTTCAAAGGCCATTCGGCTGTTGTGGTAGGGACATTTCCATAAACTTACTTTTGGTCGCCTGATGTTTGGTTTGCCGTCAGATCCAATTCCTTCGTACCAACCTCCGTATTCGTTGTCAACCAGGTTGTTTTTTATCCATTCCCAGGTGGTTATTGCGGCATCCAGGTATTTTTCATCCCCGCTGATTTGCCAGGCATTAAAAAAGGCAATCACCGATTCAGCCTGCGGCCACCAACTCAGATTTCCTTCAATTTTGCCATTTTTGCGTTCGTAAAGCAAGGAGCCGTCGGGATTTATGCCTTCCTGCATTTGTGTGTCAACAAGTTTTAAGGCAATGGATTTACTTTCTTGAATCAGTACTTCATCTTTTAATACCTCGGCAGCCTCCGCCAGCAACCACGACAATTCAATATCATGCCCGTAAGAATCGATCTGCTCCAGATTCTCCCATTCACTGGTTAGAAATAAATTCTGATGCCACCTTTTTTTGTCAATG comes from uncultured Draconibacterium sp. and encodes:
- a CDS encoding alpha/beta hydrolase-fold protein — encoded protein: MKHYILVLLIFFCGLINVFALEGTWEVIDIPSTSLENNILGDTTQKQIGIYLPPSYENSEKLYPVVYFLEGYSGRVDPTGYIANILDSLISESQVLEMICVTISGAYNFRGSFYVNSPVTGNWEDFVIKDVIGFVDQNYKTISQKDSRALTGMSMGGYGVLNLGMLHPESFSSIYSMSPGLYDEDGIMESQMFKDGGTMSKVFELLDILKPLSKDEAHEAYLDFVKDLKEWEWEVEFTFAYGMAFSPNTDKAPYFDYPAKVIGKDTIFNTDILQKWQNGFGGIEQEIAQYKKNLESLKLLAIDCGYNDHYRWIVNGTNYYSTLLTKNRISHDMIWNQGTHGSLFAHQLRHKVFPILAANLKF
- a CDS encoding LacI family DNA-binding transcriptional regulator; amino-acid sequence: MIQGLKKQLVHAKLRAKLCIKNKMLYNRFSSQSGFQESSEKPNFVFSQVMATRRVSLKDLAQELNISISTVSRALKNHPDISLEVRKKVKQLAEERNYSPNPLAMGLLRQQTKMIGVIVPDINTHFYSSIISGIERVVNENGYFILIASSNESMQKEKEAVENFLKSRVEGLIVCLSQETNDFTHFEKLIKNEVPLVFFDRICDSIDAPAVIADGGIAAQKITKHFYTNGCRRIAYISGPDHLNISKNRKRGYLNGLKECGLPVDPELIVQCNMSIDAAKSATRKLLELEHKPDAIFGINDIVALSAMIEIKKQGFQIPNDIALAGFTDEFHSIVVDPPLTSVSHPTVQMGEEAATLFFRSLRSELKTSEKIILPIELIERESSRKIYRINS
- a CDS encoding aldo/keto reductase gives rise to the protein MKYPPLIYGTSFLGNLYRELSWDEKLSLIKEWFKVSDGKVMIDSAGKYGAGLALEVIGKGLSQLGIPPEQITISNKLGWYRVPLKTEEPTFEPGVWANLEYDAVQKINYNGIIECWQQGCELLGGTYKPEIVSVHDPDEYLIGAKNSAERQKRMEDILNAYKALFELKDKGEVKAVGIGSKDWLVIKELYEKVKFNWVMFANKFTVYHHPKAIVDFMKQLAEDGVVIINSAVFNAGFLTGGDYFDYRLMNPENPEDRVLFEWREKFFAVCNEYHIEPGDACLKFALSAPQIKALALNPSKPKRMANNKALLKKELPKEFWAELKAEGIIEQNYPYL
- a CDS encoding amidohydrolase family protein; the encoded protein is MIIDTHHHYWNYNPVEFDWIDDEMARIRQSFLPDNLKETLENTEVEGVVTVQARQSLEETNWLLQLATENDFMHGVAGWLPLMAENINELLEEYNQNDKLKAVRHVVQGEPDPKFILGKNFNRGISQLKKYGLVYDILILEHQLPNTIRFVDQHPDQQFVLDHIAKPRIKANELEPWTKNIRELAKRKNVSCKISGMVTEADFNNWTEEQLKPYFEVVFNAFGPNRLMYGSDWPVCLVATEYANWLSLVERQLAQFSENEQNMIFYKNAVEVYQL
- a CDS encoding zinc-binding alcohol dehydrogenase family protein gives rise to the protein MKAIEITKAGEMQIVEREMPGPASGEILLKLKYVGFCGSDLSTYLGKNALVQYPRIPGHEISAVIEKIGTQVPDSFTIGMAATVVPYTNCGQCTSCKKKRFNACRYNETLGVQRDGAMAEYIVVPWQKVLMDKALSNIQLALVEPMTVGFHAIDNGKVTDVDIVMVLGCGMIGSGAIVRAKLRGATVIAVDIDDSKLDIAKKLGATYTINSKDQDLHAELEKITLGNGPTVVIEAAGSPITYKSAIEEVAFAGRVVCIGYAGSDIDFTTKLWVQKELEIMGSRNANLSDFDAVIKYLKNSQVDESILISKTVSPEEAPVAMKKWSEAPEKFLKILVEFR